In the Podospora bellae-mahoneyi strain CBS 112042 chromosome 4, whole genome shotgun sequence genome, one interval contains:
- a CDS encoding hypothetical protein (EggNog:ENOG503NUZZ; COG:E), whose protein sequence is MTSSLPQHSSSSTTTTTTTTSNNNNNNTNLPSSILIVGSGLFGLSTAYALTRRHEFINTSITVIDRSDPSSQSTFPSPDAASIDTSRIVRADYADHAYAALCDEAQLIWRQQDKPTDLGAQGRYHETGLLVVGDATSAAPVADPPVEGGASESSHKKLTGMDYARKSWENVSSLASRDPMLAERIRELPNADAICEVLGTGGSSGAWGYINYNSGWTDAGASMAWLYEQVRQTGRVNFIAGTVESLEHDDTGVTGVRLQDQRVLTADLVMVAAGAWTGSFVDLDGQAVATGQVLGYLNITEEEQEILGKMPVILNLSSGLFIIPPTNRVLKVARHAYGYTNPQTVHFPPLPVSPTATSNCLVSIPRTSLHDPDLVIPAEGDADLRAALREMTPLPGLVDRPFTKTRLCWYSDTRTADFLIDYHPHWKNLFVATGDSGHAFKFLPVIGDKIVDCIQRNCPPEFKEKWAWKEGEGTKALFTEDGSRGGKPGLILEEELLKALSV, encoded by the coding sequence ATGacttcttcccttcctcaacattcttcctcttccactaccaccaccaccaccaccaccagcaacaacaacaacaacaacacgaaCCTCCCGTCCTCCATTCTCATTGTTGGCTCGGGTCTTTTTGGCCTCTCCACAGCCTATGCTCTCACTCGTCGCCATGAGttcatcaacacctccataACTGTCATTGACAGGTCCGACCCCTCTTCTCAGTCtaccttcccatcccccgaTGCCGCGTCCATTGACACGAGCCGCATTGTCAGGGCAGACTACGCCGACCACGCGTATGCCGCTCTGTGCGATGAAGCTCAGCTGATATGGCGCCAACAAGACAAGCCCACAGATCTCGGCGCCCAGGGTCGTTACCACGAAACAGgtctcctcgtcgtcggcgatGCCACCTCTGCCGCGCCAGTCGCGGACCCTCCCGTAGAGGGTGGCGCAAGTGAGTCTTCCCACAAGAAGCTAACCGGCATGGATTATGCCCGCAAGAGCTGGGAGAACGTTTCATCTCTGGCCTCTCGTGACCCAATGCTCGCCGAGCGCATCCGAGAGCTCCCGAACGCCGACGCGATCTGCGAGGTTCTCGGGACCGGTGGCAGCTCTGGAGCTTGGGGATACATCAACTACAACAGCGGCTGGACAGACGCCGGCGCGTCGATGGCATGGCTCTACGAGCAAGTCAGACAAACCGGACGCGTCAACTTCATTGCTGGCACAGTGGAGTCTCTGGAGCACGATGACACCGGTGTGACAGGAGTGAGGCTACAAGACCAACGCGTCTTGACCGCGGACCTGGTCatggtggcagcaggggCATGGACAGGAAGCTTTGTCGACCTTGACGGCCAGGCTGTCGCCACGGGCCAAGTCTTGGGGTacctcaacatcaccgaAGAGGAGCAAGAGATCCTCGGCAAGATGcccgtcatcctcaacctctccagcgGTCTCTTCATCAttccaccaaccaaccggGTCCTCAAGGTAGCTCGCCATGCCTACGGTTATACCAACCCACAAACTGTAcatttccctccccttcccgtctCGCCAACTGCCACAAGCAACTGCCTCGTCTCGATCCCCCGGACATCGTTGCATGACCCCGACCTCGTCATCCCAGCAGAGGGGGATGCCGACCTTCGCGCTGCTCTCCGAGAGATGACGCCGCTGCCTGGGTTGGTAGACCGTCCCTTCACCAAGACGAGACTATGCTGGTATTCTGATACCCGGACGGCCGACTTCCTCATCGACTACCATCCTCACTGGAAGAATCTCTTTGTCGCGACAGGAGACAGTGGCCACGCCTTCAAGTTCCTCCCCGTCATTGGCGATAAGATTGTGGACTGCATCCAGCGAAACTGTCCACCCGAGTTCAAGGAAAAGTGGGCttggaaggaaggggagggaacCAAAGCATTGTTTACAGAGGACGGCAGCAGAGGGGGAAAGCCTGGGCTGATTCTGGAAGAGGAGCTCCTCAAGGCTCTGTCTGTGTGA
- the tbp1 gene encoding TATA-binding protein (TBP) (EggNog:ENOG503NUCG; COG:K; BUSCO:EOG09264HTG) yields the protein MDAIQTHPTSAAQAKAFTAPGSLSFPTGHADLNQSVAGNGTVANGAQQSGVQTTNGAGVTPATPAATPGAASAGPSGITPTLQNIVATVNLDCRLDLKTIALHARNAEYNPKRFAAVIMRIREPKTTALIFASGKMVVTGAKSEDDSKLASRKYARIIQKLGFNAKFTDFKIQNIVGSCDIKFPIRLEGLASKHHNFSSYEPELFPGLIYRMIKPKIVLLIFVSGKIVLTGAKVREEIYQAFEMIYPVLQDFRKM from the exons ATGGATGCGATTCAAACCCACCCCACGAGCGCTGCCCAGGCCAAAGCCTTCACTGCCCCCGGttctctctccttccccaCCGGACATGCCGATCTGAACCAGTCGGTCGCGGGCAATGGCACTGTCGCCAATGGCGCACAGCAGTCGGGCGTCCAAACCACCAACGGTGCTGGGGTGACTCCCGCGACCCCCGCTGCGACGCCGGGCGCCGCTTCAGCTGGACCCAGTGGTATCACACCCACTCTTCA GAACATTGTCGCGACTGTCAATCTTGACTGCCGTCTGGACCTGAAGACAATTGCGCTGCACGCTCGCAATGCTGAG TACAACCCCAAGCGTTTCGCCGCTGTTATCATGCGTATCCGTGAGCCCAAGACCACCGCTTTGATCTTTGCTTCGGGCAAGATGGTCGTCACTGGCGCCAAGTCGGAAGATGACTCCAAGCTTGCTTCCCGCAAGTATGCCCGTATCATTCAGAAGCTCGGCTTCAACGCCAAGTTCACCGACTTCAAGATCCAGAACATTGTGGGTTCTTGCGACATCAAGTTCCCCATCCGTCTGGAGGGTCTTGCTTCCAAGCATCACAACTTCAGCTCCTACGAGCCCGAGTTGTTCCCCGGTCTCATCTACCGCATGATCAAGCCCAAGATTGTGCTCCTCATATTCGTCAGCGGCAAGATTGTTCTCACAGGCGCGAAAGTTCGCGAGGAGATCTATCAAGCTTTCGAGATGATTTATCCCGTGCTGCAGG ATTTCCGCAAGATGTAG